DNA from Oryzisolibacter sp. LB2S:
CGTCATCCGCAAGCCCGCGCGGCGCTGGTCCGTGCCCGGCTCGCTGACCGGCCTGGGCCTGATGTTCATGCTTGCAACGGATTGATATGCGACTGCTTCTCAAATGGCTGCTGAGCGCGGCCGCCCTGCTTTGCGTGGCCTATGTCTACAGCGGCGTGGAGGTGCGCAGCTTCGGCGCTGCCTTGCTCGCGGCCTTCGTCATCGGCCTGTTCAACGTGGTGCTGCGGCCCGTTCTGGTGATCCTCACGCTGCCGGTGACCATCGTCACCATCGGGCTGTTCCTCTTCGTCATCAACGCCCTGATGTTCTGGGCCGCCGCCTCGGTGCTGGGCGACGGCTTTCAGGTCCACGGCTTCACGGCGGCGCTGATAGGCTCGCTGATCTATTCGCTGCTGGGCCTGGTGATCGAATCAGCGCTCGGCGGCCTGTTCCTTCAGAAGTGACTGCACGGCACGCAGCCGCGTGTCGATGATCGAGGCCTCGATGTAGTCCCCGCCGGCGCCCTGCCGCGCCAGGCTGCGCGCCAGATCCTGCCCGGCCTTGAAGCGATCGACCGCGGCGGCGTAGTCGTAGCGCGCCACCTGGGCCTCGGCCTCGGCACGCACGGCGCGCAGCCGCTGGCCCTGCTGCTGCCACACCTGCGCCAGGGTCTGCCATGCGTTCGCATCGCCTGGGTGCGCGCTCACCCAGGTCTGCAGCGGTCCGGCCATGGGGGCGGCCGCGCCGCTGCGCAGCAGGGCCTGGGCGCGCAGCAGCAGCTCGGGCCGACCGCCCTTGTCCTGGGCCGCCCTGTCGTGCTGCAGATGGACCAGCGCCGCGGCCGCGTCGCCCGCGGCCAGCTCCACCTCGGCGCCCAAAAGACGCGCCTGGCGCAGCGCCGCGGCATCGTCCTGCACGTCGGCCAACAGTCCGCGCAGGCTGCGGCGTGCCGCCGCATGGTCACCGAGCTGCACGGCGCTGAGCGTGGCCGCATACCAGGCCGGCACGCGCTGGGCGCGTGGCCGCGCGGCAAAGCCGACGTCCTGCGGCTCTGCCACCCACTGGCGCCAGGTGTCGACGCCCGGGCGCATGAGCACGCGCGCGCGCGCGGCCATCATCAGATGTTCGGCCGTCGGCGCGCCCGGCGCCGCGGCGCCCTGTGGAATGCGGCTGTGCATGTCGGCAATGCGCTGCGTGGTCAGCGGGTGGCTGCGCAGATAGGGCCAGCTGCCGTTGTCGTTGATGCGGTTGGCCTGCTGCAGCTTGTCGAACATGGCCACGAAGCCCTGGGGCGCAAAGCCCGCGGGCTGCATCAGGCCAAAGCCCACGCGGTCGGCCTCGCGCTCCATGTCGCGCGAGAAGTTGAGCTGGTTCTGCACCGCGAGCGCATGCCCGCCGACCATCATGGCCTGGGCCGCGGTCGGGTTCTTGGCCGCCGCCAGCGCGCCCAGCACCATGGCGCCGAGCATCAATGGCGTCTGCCGGCCCTGCTGGGCCATCAGGCGCGCGATGTGGCGCTGCGTGACATGGCTGAGCTCATGCGCCAGCACCGAGGCCAGCTCGTCGCGCGTGGCCACCACGGCGATCAGCCCCAGGTGCACGCCGAAGTAGCCGCCAGGCAGCGCGAAGGCGTTCACCGAGCGGTCGCGGCCCAGCAGGATCTGCCAGGCAAAGCGCTCCTGGAGCTCGGGCGAGAGCTCGCCACGCGCCTCGGCCGCGTGCACCAGAGCCTGGAACAGGCCCTGGACATATTCCTGCAGCACCGGGTCGTCGATGTAGTCCGGGTCGCGGTAGAGCTCGCGGATGATGCTGTCGCCCAGCCGGCGCTCGGCGCTGGTCGTCATCTCGGCCCCGTCGCCCATCATGGGCAGCTGCGACTGCGCCTGGGCCAGGGGCGCGAACATGCCACCGCCAACTATCAAAACAGAAGCTGCCAGCGCTTTACCAGCAAGCGCCAAACGCCAATTTGACTTGAATTTCTGCACCCCTATCCTCCACCCGCTTCGGCGGGCCACAACCGCTGGCACATGGCCGTATGATGCCCCGGCTCCGTAAATGTTTCCCCGCCTGCAAGCCTGCCATGACCCAGACCCCTTCCCCGCTGACCCACTTCGATGCCCAGGGCCAGGCCCATATGGTCGACGTGGGAGCCAAGAGCGCCACGCATCGCATCGCCGTTGCCCAGGGCCGCATCGAGATGCAGCCCGCCACGCTGGAGCTGATCGCATCCGGCCAGGCGCGCAAGGGCGACGTGCTCGGCGTCGCGCGCATCGCCGGCATCATGGCGGCCAAGCGCACCAGCGACCTGATCCCGCTGTGCCACCCGCTGGCCCTCACGCGCGTGGCCTTGGAGTTTGCGCTGCTGCCCGCCGACGCGGCGGTGCAATGCACCGCCACCGTGGAGACCGTGGGCCCCACGGGCGTGGAGATGGAGGCGCTCACCGCCGTGCAGGTGGCCCTTCTGACCATCTACGACATGTGCAAGGCGGCCGACAAGCGCATGGTGATGACCGGCGTGCGCGTGCTCGAAAAGCATGGCGGCAAGTCCGGCAGCTTCGTCGCCTGAACCGGCGGCCCGGTGCCGGGCCGAGCCGCGTCACAGTTCCAGCATGTCCACGGCCTGCAGATCCAGAAGGCGCAACCCGCCGGGCGCGAGCGCCTGCACCTCGCGCATGATGAGCGCGCTCTCGCGCGGCTTGGTGTGGGTGATGTAGATGGGAATGTCGCTGCCTGCGGGCAGCCCGGCCAGCTCGCGCGCGAGTGCGATGGGAGAGAGGTGGCGGCTGGCGCGCGCGAGCCCTGCCTCGGCGCTGCTGAAGGCGGTTTCGATGCACAGCGCCGCGACGCCGCCGCGCTCGCCATGCAGGGCCTTGATGCGGCGCCAGAACGCCGGATTCTCGCCCTCGGTGTCGCCGCTGTAGACCCACCAGCCCAGCCCGCCCCTGGCGGCGTAGCCCACGCCGGGCACGCTGTGGCGCGCAGGCAGCACCTCCAGCACCAGACCGGCGATGGCGAAGCCGTCGCCGACGCCCAGGGGCTGCAGTTGCACGAAGGGCGCCCGCGGCGTCGGGATGCGCGTGAAGTCGGGCCAGATCACGTCGTTGAACACATGGGCGCGCAATGCCGCCACCGTGGCGGGCAGGGCATGGACCTGCAGGGGGCGGGCGCGGCTGGTGCCCACGGCGTCGAGCAGCAGCGGCAGGGCCGCAATATGGTCGAGATGCGCGTGGCTGAGAAAGACATGCTCGATGCGCCGCATCTCGTCGAGCGTGAGCTCCCCGACGCCCGTGCCCGCATCGACCAGAATGCGCTCGTCGAGCAGGAACGAGGTCGTGCGGCAACCCCTGGCAATGGCGCCGCTGCAGCCGAGTATGCGTACCTGCATGGGTGGCCGCACGTTGGCAGATGCCCTGCGCGGGCTCAGCTCAGCTGGAATTCCATCTCGGCGCCGGCGAGGCTGATGCGGTCGCCGGTCTTGAGCGGCACGGGGTCGGAGCCCACCGTCGTGCCGTTGAGGCGCGGCAGCTCGTCCCCATCCACATGGGCCAGCACGAAGCTGTAGTGCCGCCGCGTGATCGAGGCCACGGCCACGCCCGGCTTGCCAATGGTCGTGACGACCTTGGTGAGGGCGACCTCACGCCCCGTGGCGGGCCCGGTGACGACACGCACGATCGCGTTCGTACCGGCCCCCACGGGCGCCGCACGCTCCTTTGGCGACACGCCATTGGCAAAGGCCAGGGCCCTGTCATAGCCGGAAGGGGGGGCGTCCTGCAGGAAGCGGATCTGGTACTTTCCCATCTCCACCACGTCGCCATTGCGCAGCAGCTGGCGCTTGATGGGCTTGCCGTTGACGTAGGTGCCGTTGGTGCTGCCCAGGTCCTGCAGCTCGACATCGTCGCCGTTCATGACGAGCACCGCGTGCTCGCCGCTCACGGCCAGGTTGTCGATGACCACGTCGTTGTAGGGCCGGCGTCCCACGGTCGTGCGCCCCTGCGTCAGCAAGACCTCCTTGATGACTGCTCCATCGATTGCCACGACCATTCTCGGCATGATCCCTGTTCCCCCCGTTTACGCTGATTGTGCGGTGACGATAGCACCGTGGCGACTCATGACGCCCCCAGAAGGCGGGAAACCAACCCACGCCTCCTGCGCCCTTTCGCCCGCACCAGCAACACGCTGATGTTGTCGCGCCCGCCCATGGCATTGGCCGTGGCGACCATGCGCCGGGCCTTCTCGGCCAGTGCAATCGGCAGGCGTGCGAGCTCGGCGAGTGTATCGTCGCCCACCATGTCCGTGAGTCCATCGGAACACAGAATGAACAGGTCCTGCGGCTCGACGGGAAACTCGTTGATCTCGGGGTGCACCGTACTGTCCACCCCGAGCGCACGCGTGACCAGGTTGCCCAGCCCCGACATGGCGGCCTGCGCGGGCGTGAGCAGGCCCAGATCGATCTGCTCCTGCAGCCAGGAATGGTCGCGCGTGATCTGGCGCAGCTCGTTGCCGCGCAGGCGATAGCAGCGCGAGTCGCCGATATGACCCAGGATCAGGCGCCCGGCCCAAAAGACTCCGACGACCAGGGTGGTGCCCATGCCCAGATACTGCGGATTGGCCAGCGACGCGCCAAAGATGGCCTGGTTGGCGTTGTCCACGCAGGTCTGCAGCGCGCGCCGCACCTCGGCGATGGAAACGGCGGCCGGCGCCTCCTCGAGCCACTGCGCCAACTCGGCACCGATGACGTTGATGGCCATGCCGCTCGCGACCTCGCCGGCGTTGTAGCCACCCATGCCGTCGGCCAGCAGCACGAGCTGGACGTTCTCATGGATGGCCACCGCGTCTTCGTTGTTGGTGCGAACGCGCCCGGTATCGGTCAGCGCGAAAAACTCGTAGCCGGGGTTGGACGGAGACATCATCCAATGCTCCGGCCGGTACGCGCAGGTGGGATGAGAGGCAAGCGCTGTCTTGCCGTGACCGTCTGTGGAGATCCCACCATGTTATGAATTGATGCAATATGTTACAGAGGACTGCATCATAGACCGAGTCGCTCTTTTGTGGCGAGCGGCAGCGGCTTTTTTTTCATTCCATGGCGGGTATTCGGCCAGCCCCCCGCGGCCTGTGCACCCTGGCGGGGCATGAAGCCCCACTCCGCCGGGCTGCCATTGCCGGGCAGAATGCAAAACGCCAGCCCGATGGCTCGGGCTGGCGTCTGGTCATGGCACGCAGCCTGGGGTTTCTCACTCCCATGCCGCCAAGACTTGCCCGGCGTGGCCGGGCAACGCGGGATTACAGCAGGCCCTTGAGGATGCGGCCCATCTCGGACGGGTTGCGCGTGATCTTGAACCCGCACTCTTCCATGATGGCGAGCTTGGCGTCGGCCGTGTCGGCGCCGCCGGAGATCAGCGCGCCCGCATGGCCCATGCGCTTGCCCGGAGGGGCCGTGACGCCGGCGATGAAGCCGACGATGGGCTTCTTCATGTTGGCCTTGCACCACTGGGCGGCCTCGGCCTCGTCGGGGCCGCCGATCTCGCCGATCATGATCACGGCGTCGGTGTCGGGGTCCTCGTTGAAGGCGCGCATCACGTCGATGTGCTTGAGGCCGTTGATCGGGTCGCCGCCAATGCCCACGGCCGACGACTGGCCGATGCCCAGCTCGGTCAGCTGCGCCACGGCCTCATAGGTCAGCGTGCCGGAGCGCGAGACCACGCCCACGCGGCCCTTCTTGTGGATATGGCCGGGCATGATGCCGATCTTGATCTCGTCGGGCGTGATCAGACCCGGGCAGTTGGGGCCGAGCAGCAGCGTCTTCTTGCCGCCGGCGGCCTCCTTGGCCTTCATCTTGTTGCGCACTTCGAGCATGTCGCGCACCGGAATGCCCTCGGTGATGCAGATCGCCAGGTCCAGATCGGCCTCGACGGCCTCCAGGATGGCGGCGGCCGCGCCTGCGGGCGGAACGTAGATCACGCTGACGGTGGCGCCGGTCTGCTGCGCGGCTTCCTTGACGCTGGCGTAGATCGGGATGTTGAAGATGGACTCACCGGCCTTCTTCGGGTTCACGCCGGCGACGAAGCAGTTCTTGCCGTTCGCGTATTCCTGGCACTTCTCGGTGTGGAACTGGCCAGTCTTGCCCGTGATGCCCTGGGTGATGACTTTCGTGTCTTTGTTGATGTAGATCGACATGTTGTTCTCTCCGGGGGCTTACTTGACGGCTTCGACGATCTTGGTGGCGGCTTCGGCCATGGTGTCTGCGCTGATGATGGGCAGGCCGGACTCGGCCAGCATCTTCTTGCCCAGCTCCTCGTTCGTGCCCTTCATGCGCACGACCAGCGGCACCTGCAGGTTCACGGCCTTGCAGGCGGTGATGACGCCGGTGGCGATGGTGTCGCAGCGCATGATGCCGCCGAAGATGTTCACCAGAATGCCCTTGACCTTGGGGTTCTTGAGCATGATCTTGAAGGCCTCGGTGACCTTCTCGGGCGTGGCGCCACCGCCCACGTCCAGGAAGTTGGCGGGCTCACCGCCGAACAGCTTGATGGTGTCCATGGTGGCCATGGCCAGACCGGCGCCGTTGACCAGGCAGCCGATGTTGCCGTCCAGGCTGATGTAGGCCAGGTCGAACTTGGAGGCTTCGACTTCGGCCGGGTCTTCCTCATCGAGGTCGCGCAGGGCGACGATCTCGGGGTGGCGGAACAGCGCGTTGCTGTCGAAGTTGAACTTGGCGTCCAGGGCGATGATGTTGCCCTTGCTGTCGCGGTTCAGCGGGTTGATCTCGACCAGCGAGGCATCGGTGTCCATGTAGCACTTGTAGAGCTTGCGGCACACGTCCACGAACTGCTCCACCGAGTCGGCCGGCATGCCCACGCCGCGCGCCAGTTCCTGGCCCTGCGCGTCGGTGAAGCCCACGAGCGGATCGACGAAGACCTTGACGATCTTCTCGGGCGTGCTGTGCGCCACTTCCTCGATGTCCATGCCGCCCTCGCTGGAGGCGATGAAGGCCACCTTCTGGCTCGCGCGGTCGGTCACGACCGACAGGTAGTATTCCTTCTGGATGTCGGCACCGTCCTCGATGTACAGGCGGCGCACCTTCTGGCCCTCGGGGCCGGTCTGGTGCGTGACCAGCTGCATGCCCAGGATCTGGCCGGCCAGGTTCTTGACGTCGTCAATGGTCTTGGCCACCTTCACGCCGCCGCCCTTGCCGCGGCCACCGGCGTGGATCTGCGCCTTCACGACCCAGATCGGGCCGCCGAGTTTTTGAGCGGCTTCCACGGCCTCTTGCACCGTGAAAGCGGGAATGCCACGCGGGACGGGCACGCCGAAACTGCGCAAGATTTCCTTGCCTTGGTATTCGTGAATCTTCATGAGGTCTCTCTCAGGGGAAGGATGGTGTTTGTACCCGTTCTATTGATGTGCAGAAACTGCCGCATGCCCGGGAATGGCAATCATCGATTGTATTATGTTGCGATGCACCATGCTTGGTGCACATTGACGATGCGGCCGCGCCTGTGCGCGGCGCTGCAGGAGATCACCCATGCCCAAGGTCTTTATCGATGGCGAGGCAGGCACCACCGGCCTGCAGATTCGCGAGCGTCTGCAGGCCATGCCTGCTGTCGAACTGGTCAGCATTGCGCCCGAGCTGCGCAAGGACGCGGGCGCCAAGCGCGCGCTGATCGCCGGCGTGGATCTGGTCGTGCTCTGCCTGCACGACGACGCCGCACGCGAGACCGTGGCGCTGGTGGACGCCATCACGGCCGAGACGGGCCGCGCCATCAAGATCATCGACGCCTCCACCGCCCACCGCACGGCGCCGGGCTGGGTGTTCGGCTTCCCGGAACTGGCCGCGGGCCAGTGCGAGGCCGTGCGCGGCGCCACGCGCGTGGCCAACCCGGGCTGCTACGCCACGGGCGCCATCGCACTCCTGCGCCCCCTGGTCGATGCCGGGCTGATCGCCCCCGACCAGGCGCTGGCCCTGCCCTCGGTGAGCGGCTACTCGGGCGGCGGGCGCACCATGATCGAGGCCTACGAGGCCGGCCAGGCCGCGCCCTTCGAGCTCTACGCCCTGGGCCTGTCGCACAAGCACCTGCCCGAGATCATGAAGTACACGGGCCTCACGCGCCGGCCCATCTTCATCCCCTCGGTGGGCAACTTCCGCCAGGGCATGCTGGTGGAGCTGCCGCTGCACCTCGATCTGCTGCCCGGCAGCCCGAAGGCCGCCGACCTGCACGACGCGCTGGCCGCGCACTACACCCGCAGCAACACGCCCGAGCAATGGGTGAAGGTGCTGCCCGCCACCGAGGACGGCAAGCTCAATGCCCAGGCGCTCAACGACAGCAACCAGCTCGAGCTGCGCGTGTTTGCCAACGAGACCTATCGCCACGCCGTGCTCGTGGCGCGGCTGGACAACCTGGGCAAGGGCGCGAGCGGCGCCGCGGTGCAGAACCTCAGGCTGATGCTGGGAATCGAATAAAAACAGCCTATGACACTTTCCTAGCAAGCGCGAGCAGCTCACCTTTTTATAGTAAATCAGGCTGCGCCCAGGCGCTGGAACAGGCCGCCGGGCAGGCGCGCCACCAGGCCATCGAGCTCGAGCTCGAGCAGCCAGGCCTGCAGCGTGGCGGCGTCACGCCCCGTGCGCGCCACGAGCGCATCCAGCCCCAACGGGTCATGGCCCAGCGCCTGCAGCACCTCCTGATGCCGGTGGGTGGCCGGTGCCGGCTCGGGCGCGGCCACCGAGGCGGGCCGTGGCGATGCAGCGCCGCCCGGCTGCAGCTCCTCCAGCACGTCCTCGGCCGCCTCCACGAGCTTGGCGCCCTGACGCAGCAGCGCATGGCAGCCGCGTGACTGCGGCGCGTGAATGGAGCCGGGGATGGCGAACACCTCGCGCCCCTGCTCGGCCGCCAGGCGTGCGGTGATCAGCGAGCCCGACTGCAGCGCGGCCTCCACCACCAGCGTGCCCTGCGACAGGCCCGAGATGATGCGGTTGCGCCTGGGAAAGTTGGCCGGCAGCGGCGGCGTGCCCAGCGGGTACTCGCTGACCAGCAGGCCGTGGCGCGCGATCTGCTGGGCCAGCTCGCGATTGGCGCGCGGGTAGACGCGGTCCAGCCCCGTGCCGACGACGGCGATGGTGGCCGGCGTGGCCGGGTCGGCCGACGCCTGCAGCGCGCCCTCGTGGGCCGCCGCATCCACGCCCAGCGCCAGGCCGGAGACGATGGTCAGGCCCGCGTCGCGCAGCGCGCGCGCAAACTGGCGCGCATGCTGCGCCCCCTGGGCCGTGGGGTTGCGGCTGCCAACCATGGCCAGGCAGCGCTGCGGCGCAAATGGCTGGCCCTGCGCGTGCACGAACTGCGGCGCGCCCAGCAGGTAGAGCAGCAGCGGCGGGTCTTCGGTGGCCAGCAGCGCCGGGGGATAGGCCGCGTCGCCCAGCGTGACGATGCGGCGCGCGGGCTCGCCAGCGTCCTGTAGCCAGGCCCAGGTCTGCTCCAGCAGCGCCTCCAGGGTCTCGGGCGGGCGCGCCAGCGCCGCGGCCTGGGCCGGTGTCACGCAGGACCGCCAGGCCGCCGGCGGCTGCGCAAAGATGGCCTGCGGCAGGCCCAGCGCGGCCAGCAGGCGTCGCGCCGCACCCCGACCCACGCCGGGCGTGGTGGACAGGCGCAGCCAGCCGGCAAGTTCGTCGCGCTCCATGGAGGTCATCACAGTGCGCGCGCCATCAATGGCGCCTACTCGGGGTTGACCAGGCGGTCACCCACGACCACGTCGCGCTCGGCCTGCAGGATCAGCGCGTAGGACACGCGCTCGAAGGTCAGGAACACCATGGCCAGGCCGTTGGGCTCGCTCGGCAGGCGAACCATGGTCCTATCCTCGTCGGTCTTGTCCCTGATGCGCTCGCCGCCGGTGCGCAGCTGCAGCACCATGCCGGCGTCCATGCCGTCCGCGCTGCCGCGGTTGATGGTGATCACCTGGTTCTGCCCGGCGCTGGCACTGGCGCCGCTGCCATAGATGGACATGACGCTGGCCTGCACCGGCCCCTGCGGCGCATGCGGCGCGTAGTTGACCAGGCTGCGCTGCGGTGCGGGCAGCAGGCGGTCGCCGATGCGCACCTCTTCCTTCACGCCGGTCAGGTCCACCGTGGCCGGCACGATATCCGTCACCGCTTCGCGCCCGTCCTTCGTCGTCTGCTCGAGCGACTCGCCACGCGCGAGCTCGGCACGGCCCACGTACTGCGCCTCGTAGCCCAACACCAGGCCGGTCTCGGGATCCCTGAGCGGCACGGCGTTGCGAAACACCCGGTACTGGCGCGGCGTCTCGGGCGTCATTGCGAGCGGGTTGCCCTGCGGCCCGCGCACATAGGCACGGTCGCCATTGGCCATGATCACGCGCTTGTCCCGCGTGGCGATGATGCGCGGCGCCTGCGCCAAGGCCAGCTCGTCGACCACCAGGGGCTGCACGAGGAAGGGCTCGATCAGGTGCATCTTCACGGTCGGCAGTGCCGCATCGGCCAGGCTCTCGTAGCGCGTGCGCGGCGAGACGCGCACGGTCTCGCCCGCGCCGCCGCCGCGGCTGGTGCTCAGGCGCGCATAGCCGTCGACCTTCTCCAGGTACAGGGTCTGGCCCGGGTAGATCAGGTGCGGGTTGGCAATGGCCTGCAGGTTCATGCCCCAGAGCTCGGGCCAGCGCCAGGGGCGCTTGAGATACAGGCCGGAGATGGCCCACAGCGTGTCGCCACGCTGGACCACATAGGTGTCGGGCGCGTTCGGAGCCAGTTCGGCCAGCGGCACGCCGCGCGCGGCCACCTGCTGCGCCGTGGCGCGCTGGGTAGCGGTGACGGGATAGCCCTGGGCCTGGGCGGCCGGCGCCAGCGCGGCCAGCCCCAGCCCCAGCACCATGGCACCCAGCGCCGTCGCGCGCGAACGGGCCAGGGCCGTCAGATGGTTTCTCTTGTCATGCATTGGATAGCACCCCTCCCACCGGCAGTCTGTAAATTTTTTTACAAAAGAAACCGCCTTGGATACTCATTAAACGATTCGAGATTCTCTGCCCTAGTCCTTCATCGGGCAATGATTATTGTGGGCAGCGCCTGCAATGACCGGGCAAAGTGGCGAAAATAGCGACATATCCAGCATCGCGCCATGGCCATTCTTCCGATTCTTTGCTACCCCGATCCCCGCCTGCACAAGGTCGCGCGCCCCGTCGCGCAGGTCGATGAGCGCGTACGCGCCATCGTCGACGACATGTTCGCCACCATGTACGACGCCAACGGCATAGGCCTGGCGGCCACGCAGGTGGACGTGCACGAGCGCATCGTGGTGCTCGACGTGTCCGAGGAGCGCGACCAGCCCATGGTGCTGATCAACCCCGAGATCACCTGGGCCAGCGACGAGAAGCGCGTGGGCGACGAGGGCTGCCTGTCCGTGCCCGGCATCTACGACGGCGTGGAGCGCTCGCTGGCCGTGCATGTGCGCGCGCTCGACCGCGACGGCCAGGAGCGCACCATCGAGGCCGAGGGCCTGCTGGCCGTGTGCGTGCAGCACGAGATGGACCACCTGATGGGCAAGGTGTTCGTCGAATACCTCTCGCCCCTGAAGCGCAACCGCATCAAGACCAAGCTGCTCAAGCAGCAAAAGCAGGCCGCGCGCGCATGACCAGGCTGGCCGCGGCCATGGCGCTGGCCCTGGGCCTGAGCGCCTGCGCCGTGCCCGAGTGGCAGCAACCGGGCACGCCGCTCGCGGACGTGGAGCGCGACATGGGCCGGCCCACGCTGACCGAGCCCCTGCAAGGCGGTGGTCAGCGCCTGCTCTACAGCCGACAGCCCGCGGGCCAGCAGGTCTATCACATGGACTTCGACGCGGGCCAGCGCCTGGTGCGCGTGCGCCAGGTGCTGACGCTCGCGAACTTCCAGGCGCTGCACAGCGGCGTGGACACCCGGGAGACGGTGCGGCGCATGTTCGGCCCGCCAGCGCTCGTGGAGCGGGTGGCGCGCTTTGACGGCGACATCTGGACCTACCGCATCCTGGACAACGGCGAGCCACGCCAGGCCCATGTGCACATCGACCCCGCGGGCGTGGTGCGCCGCGTGATGTTCACCGACGAGCGCATGCGCGACCTCGAACCCCCTCGTTGAGAACCCATCCCATGAGAGTCATCTTTGCCGGCACGCCGGAGTTTGCGCGCGTGGCCCTCGAGCGCCTGCTGGCCGCGGGCTTTGCCGTCCCCCTGGTGCTGACCCAGCCCGACCGCCCCGCGGGCCGCGGCATGAAGCTGCAGGCCTCGCCCGTCAAGCAATGCGCGATCGCGCATGGCATCACCGTCGCCCAGCCGCGCAGCCTGCGCCTCGATGGCAAATACCCCGACGATGCGGCCGCGGCGCGCGCGGCGATGGCGGCCGCCGACGCCGACGTGATGGTGGTTGCCGCCTACGGACTCATCCTGCCGCAATGGGTGCTTGATCTACCCCGGCTCGGTTGTCTGAACATCCACGCCAGCCTGCTGCCGCGCTGGCGCGGTGCGGCGCCCATCCACCGCGCCATCGAGGCCGGCGACGCCGAGACCGGCGTGACCATCATGCAGATGGACGCGGGACTGGACACGGGCAACATGCTGCTCATGGAGCGCCTGGCCATAGGCGCCACCGACACCACGGCCAGCCTGCACGACCGCCTGGCCGATCTGGGCG
Protein-coding regions in this window:
- the fmt gene encoding methionyl-tRNA formyltransferase is translated as MRVIFAGTPEFARVALERLLAAGFAVPLVLTQPDRPAGRGMKLQASPVKQCAIAHGITVAQPRSLRLDGKYPDDAAAARAAMAAADADVMVVAAYGLILPQWVLDLPRLGCLNIHASLLPRWRGAAPIHRAIEAGDAETGVTIMQMDAGLDTGNMLLMERLAIGATDTTASLHDRLADLGGRLIVEALHRAADDALTATPQPAEGVTYAHKIDKAESVIDWSQSAEVIARRVRAFDPFPGAATHLGPDTIKVWNCEIDSCSRLRGARCGQILHINHAGISVACGADSVLRLTLLQRAGGKRLAAADFLRGFALAPGMVLGA
- a CDS encoding LysM peptidoglycan-binding domain-containing protein, whose product is MHDKRNHLTALARSRATALGAMVLGLGLAALAPAAQAQGYPVTATQRATAQQVAARGVPLAELAPNAPDTYVVQRGDTLWAISGLYLKRPWRWPELWGMNLQAIANPHLIYPGQTLYLEKVDGYARLSTSRGGGAGETVRVSPRTRYESLADAALPTVKMHLIEPFLVQPLVVDELALAQAPRIIATRDKRVIMANGDRAYVRGPQGNPLAMTPETPRQYRVFRNAVPLRDPETGLVLGYEAQYVGRAELARGESLEQTTKDGREAVTDIVPATVDLTGVKEEVRIGDRLLPAPQRSLVNYAPHAPQGPVQASVMSIYGSGASASAGQNQVITINRGSADGMDAGMVLQLRTGGERIRDKTDEDRTMVRLPSEPNGLAMVFLTFERVSYALILQAERDVVVGDRLVNPE
- the def gene encoding peptide deformylase translates to MAILPILCYPDPRLHKVARPVAQVDERVRAIVDDMFATMYDANGIGLAATQVDVHERIVVLDVSEERDQPMVLINPEITWASDEKRVGDEGCLSVPGIYDGVERSLAVHVRALDRDGQERTIEAEGLLAVCVQHEMDHLMGKVFVEYLSPLKRNRIKTKLLKQQKQAARA
- the dprA gene encoding DNA-processing protein DprA, which produces MERDELAGWLRLSTTPGVGRGAARRLLAALGLPQAIFAQPPAAWRSCVTPAQAAALARPPETLEALLEQTWAWLQDAGEPARRIVTLGDAAYPPALLATEDPPLLLYLLGAPQFVHAQGQPFAPQRCLAMVGSRNPTAQGAQHARQFARALRDAGLTIVSGLALGVDAAAHEGALQASADPATPATIAVVGTGLDRVYPRANRELAQQIARHGLLVSEYPLGTPPLPANFPRRNRIISGLSQGTLVVEAALQSGSLITARLAAEQGREVFAIPGSIHAPQSRGCHALLRQGAKLVEAAEDVLEELQPGGAASPRPASVAAPEPAPATHRHQEVLQALGHDPLGLDALVARTGRDAATLQAWLLELELDGLVARLPGGLFQRLGAA